In Procambarus clarkii isolate CNS0578487 chromosome 30, FALCON_Pclarkii_2.0, whole genome shotgun sequence, the DNA window gggcctccgtgtggggtgtggaggacctccgtgtggggtgtggtgggtctccgtgtggggtgtggaggacctccgtgtggggtgtggaggacctccgtgtggggtgtggtgggtctccgtgtggggtgtggtgggcctccgtgtggggtgtggaggacctccgtgtggggtgtggaggacctccgtgtggggtgtggaggacctccgtgtggggtgtggtgggtctccgtgtggggtgtggaggacctccgtgtggggtgtggtgggtctccgtgtggggtgtggtggacctccgtgtggggtgtggaggacctccgtgtggggtgtggtgggtctccgtgtggggtgtggaggacctccgtgtggggtgtggtggacctccgtgtggggtgtggaggacctccgtgtggggtgtggtgggtctccgtgtggggtgtggaggacctccgtgtggggtgtggtgggtctccgtgtggggtgtggaggacctccgtgtggggtgtggtgggtctccgtgtggggtgtggtgggtctccgtgtggggtgtggaggacctccgtgtggggtgtggtgggtctccgtgtggggtgtggaggacctccgtgtggggtgtggtgggtctccgtgtggggtgtggtgggtctccgtgtggggtgtggtgggtctccgtgtggggtgtggtggacctccgtgtggggtgtggtgggtctccgtgtggggtgtggtgggtctccgtgtggggtgtggaggacctccgtgtggggtgtggtggacctccgtgtggggtgtggaggacctccgtgtggggtgtggtgggtctcCGTGTGGGGTTAGGAGGACCTCCGTGTTTGGTGTGGAGGACCTCCGTGTGGGGTGTGGAGGACCtccgtgtggggtgtggtgggtctccgtgtggggtgtggtgggtctccgtgtggggtgtggtgggtctccgtgtggggtgtggtgggtctccgtgtggggtgtggtgggtctccgtgtggggtgtggaggacctccgtgtggggtgtggtggacctccgtgtggggtgtggaggacctccgtgtggggtgtggtggacctccgtgtggggtgtggtgggtctccgtgtggggtgtggtgggtctccgtgtggggtgtggtgggtctccgtgtggggtgtggtgggtctccgtgtggggtgtggtgggtctccgtgtggggtgtggtgggtctccgtgtggggtgtggtgggtctccgtgtggggtgtggtgggtctccgtgtggggtgtggtgggtctcCGTGTTGTGGTCTGATGTTAAGGAGATTATTGTTACAATTTGTGGAAGGAAATATTGACTTGTTTACAGAGGTGTTGGCCTTTATAGGACTTTACACTGGTCACTCCTGTTAAAATATTCTACTGGAACTTCTCCACGTCCCACAAGACGGAAGAGTGTCCTAGAGAACATTGTTGATAGCAATGTAACCCATACCGACACTAACGAGAAGCTTGTATTAATAATATGCTATAAGAGCAGGAAGACTGCTAACTTGCTCAGGGTAAACTGTCCTGACGACAAACAAATCCTCGTTGTTAGAGACGAATGTCGTCTAGTGCTCCAAGTGCCCActaggggactgtcagccccaatcatctcaatatataggcaacacAACAGCCTATTCAAgggcaccatttggtcaccacttggtccgggagacatctcccgtcacgcagggtgcagttgcgcctccacagatctccagtatcatcttttgatactggtaatggctcaaaagggcatccacttacgggctattcatgcccgtgccacctcttgggtggcttaatcttcatcaatcatcaatcaatctattCAAGGCgcctaacaatgcacaaacagcaaGGCAATGTCAAAGAACATATTGTCTACACATAGCTAGATCATCAACAGATATATCCTGAGAAACATTAAAATACTCGACAGATACAAGGACAATTAAAGATTGGACATTTGGGAGGCATTACACATTAAACAAGCCCTGCCAACTACCAACAGCCAACTACCAACAGCCAACTACCAACAGCCAACTACCAACAGCCAACTACCAACAGCCAACTACCAACAGCCAACTACCAACAGCCAACTACCACTTAATTACACTACTATCTTCGCAGAcacttgcttgatggggttctgggagttcttctactccccaagcccggcccgaggccaggcttgacttgtgagagtttggtccaccaggctgttgcttggagctgcccgcaggcccacatatacctggttgatggggttctgggagttcttctactccccaagcccggcccgaggccaggcttgacttgtgagagtttggtccaccaggctgttgcttggagcggcccgcaggcccacatatacctggttgatggggttctgggagttcttctactccccaagcccggcccgaggccaggcttgacttgtgagagtttggtccaccaggctgttgcttggagcggcccgcaggcccacatacccaccacagcctggttggtccggcacttcttgaagaaaaactatctagtttcctcttggagatgtccacggttgttccggcaatatttcttatgctcgctgggagggtgttgaacaaccgcggacctctgatgtttatacagtgttctctgattgtgcctatggcacctctgctcttcactggttctattctgcatttacttccatgtcgttcactccagtacgctgttattttactgtgtagatttggtacttagccctccagtatcttccaggtgtatattatttgatatctctctcgtctcctttctagagagtacatttggagagctttgagacgatcccaataatttaggtgctttatctcgtctatgtatgccgcatatgttttctgtattccctctatttcagcactctctcctgctctgaagggggaagtgagtactgagcagtactcaagacgggacaacaccagtgacttgaagagtacaaccattgtgatgggatccctggatttaaaagttctcgtaatccatcctatcattattCTGGCTACCGcattacttgcttggttatgctccctaaacgttaggtcgtcggacataattattcccaaatcctttacatgctgttttcctactatgggcagattcgattgtgttttgtactctgtattatgtttaaggtcctcatttttgccgtatctgagtacctggaatttatcactgttaaacatcatgttattttaggGCATTAGGGTATTGAGGTTCAcgttgggaaccttaggaggacgggctgcagattCCACAACCTAGTGGCTTGCCTAGTGGCTTGCCTAGTGGCTTGCCTAGTGGCTTGCCTAGAGGCTTGCCTAGTGGCTTGCCTAGTGGCTTGCCTAGTGGCTTGCCTAGTGGCTTGCCTACTGGCTTGCCTAGTGGCTTGCCCACTGGCTTGCCTAGTGGCTTGCCTAGTGGCTTGCCTACTGGCTTGCCTAGTGGCTTGCCTAGAGGCTTGCCCACTGGCTTGCCTAGTGGCTTGCCTACTGGCTTGCCTACTGGCTTGCCTAGTGGCTTGCCCACTGGCTTGCCTAGTGGCTTGCCTACTGGCTTGCCTAGTGGCTTGCCCACTGGCTTGCCTAGTGGCTTGCCTAGTGGCTTGCCTACTGGCTTGCCTAGTGGCTTGCCCACTGGCTTGCCTAGTGGCTTGCCTACTGGCTTGCCTACTGGCTTGCCTAGTGGCTTGCCCACTGGCTTGCCTACTGGCTTGCCTACTGGCTTGCCTAGTGGCTTGCCCACTGGCTTGCCTAGTGGCTTGCCTAGTGGCTTGCCTACTGGCTTGCCTACTGGCTTGCCTACTGGCTTGCCCACTGGCTTGCCTAGTGGCTTGCCCACTGGCTTGCCTAGTGGCTTGCCTAGTGGCTTGCCTACTGGCTTGCCTACTGGCTTGCCTACTGGCTTGCCCACTGGCTTGCCTAGTGGCTTGCCTACTGGCTTGCCTAGTGGCTTGCCTAGTGGCTTGCCTACTGGCTTGCCTAGTGGCTTGCCCACTGGCTTGCCTAGTGGCTTGCCTAGTGGCTTGCCTAGTGGCTTGCCCACTGGCTTGCCTAGTGGCTTGCCTAGTGGCTTGCCTACTGGCTTGCCTACTGGCTTGCCTAGTGGCTTGCCCACTGGCTTGCCTAGTGGCTTGCCCACTGGCTTGCCTAGTGGCTTGCCTACTGGCTTGCCTAGTGGCTTGCTATACATTCTCTATGTCCCCCTTTTGAAATCTCTTTCGTCTTGGTATAAAATATTATTTAAGCTTCCTCCAAATCTATTATCTTGCTTGCCACTGTGCCTTTGAAGAAGCCTTTCACGGGAAAGTCTGGGCagcaggtcatagcattttctgtcctcgagtgaggtttggcacatgtcagcatggaaaaacctacatgttgatccaaatcgacactttcCTTTCCTaaccatatttaaacattttctgGGATGATGGTAGCTGCATTCTAATGCCTTCCTATTTCCAGAATATCAATGTCTGCAAATGCCTTTTACGTAGAATTTCTTCTGGTCTGACTCTCTCTATCGGGTACTGTTGTAGTGGCTGTACCTACCGAGCTGTCAGTGTTGTCTGTTACACTGACTACCCTACTGTCATCTGTACCCGGCCATACTGAATCAGAATTTACAACTTTCTGAATTTTTGTTTCAGTTTCCTCCCTGTCTATAGCCTCAGCTCCTGGTCTATTAGTGTTAGTCTCCCACtctttctggatggctggtaggctctgAATGAATGAAATTTTTCGGTCATGTCATAGAATCTACAAGAGTTTTTAGTATATTTCAAATTGGTAAGTCATTGTTGCATAAACAGAATAAATGGCCAGCTTTCAGGCCcgtggtgttgcccacttctgtacAAGCCGAGTGAAATCTAATCTATGAAAACGACGAAACATCCACCATACTGCCCCAGCCATAATGTAAACAAGAGGATTCGTAAGGTCCAACGGGTGAAATCTAATCTATGAACACGACGAAGCATCCACCATACTGCCCCAGCCATAATGTAAACAAGAGGATTCGTAAGGTCCAACGGGTGAAATCTAATCTATGAACACGACGAAACATCCACCATACTGCCCCAGCCATAATGTAAACAAGAGGATTCGTAAGGTCCAACGGACCTATTGACCCATGAGTAAAGtgcttcaccttcacctcatccttGGCTATATATCCGGCTGCTTAAAAACTTgtatccacttacgggctattcatgcccgtgccacctcttgggtggcttaatctttatcaattatTTCAAGAAATTTCGGCTTCTTACTGGCTGAAGATGACAGGTGAGTTGATTGGTGACCCAGTAATCAACGTGAACCTTCTCCAAGAGAGTGAGGACTCACCAGGTGACCCTCCAAGTGATCCTTGACACCAGTCAGATGTTGGTGATTGTTTTTTGTGTCGTTCTATTTTctttgctgtggaaagggagaggTGGAGGCAGGTGCCTCTCGCGTGATTACAGGTGCCTCAGTTAGGGCACCTGGGCTCTTGCTGGCCTTTGGGTAAACAGCAGTGGTAGGGAGGAAGTTCCTCCTTTATTACTCTTGCCCCTACCCCAACAAGGTGTGGCACTCAGGCAGGTGTGGCACTCAGGCAGGTGTGGCACTCAGGCAGGTGTGGCACTCAGGCAGGTGTGGCACTCAGGCAGGTGTGGCACTCACTCTGGCAGTTGTTAGTTGGCACGTTGTTTTCCTTCTAATATTTACACTATAGTCTCTGTCCTGGCCCTGATCCTGGGGGCCAGCATCCTGTCACCTCGGCTCTGTCCCTTACTGTCCTCTCATCAGTGTTGGTGCCTTCCTGTCCATTCATAACTGTCTCTCTG includes these proteins:
- the LOC138369965 gene encoding small nuclear ribonucleoprotein-associated protein B-like, which encodes MYSKPLGKPVGKPLGKPVGKPLGKPVGKPLGKPVGKPVGKPLGKPLGKPVGKPLGKPLGKPLGKPVGKPLGKPVGKPLGKPLGKPVGKPLGKPVGKPVGKPVGKPVGKPLGKPLGKPVGKPLGKPVGKPVGKPVGKPVGKPLGKPLGKPVGKPLGKPVGKPVGKPVGKPLGKPVGKPVGKPLGKPVGKPLGKPVGKPLGKPLGKPVGKPLGKPVGKPLGKPVGKPLGKPVGKPVGKPLGKPVGKPLGKPLGKPVGKPLGKPLGKPVGKPLGKPVGKPLGKPLGKPLGKPLGKPLGKPLGKPLGKPLGKPLGCGICSPSS